A region from the Dethiosulfovibrio faecalis genome encodes:
- a CDS encoding GGDEF domain-containing protein, with amino-acid sequence MLVIVMISFGFLSLMYGVMLKQVVDDYQTARANERGRIFDTATDRLQATLDNLVILSTNLSLPKDVSKAVTSMNNEFLSDWGKAFCKTVSSVFFIDIDGVVIARAPDEYRFGDSVSSEPFFDEVLKKGSYSGITTVDGRDSFLSCSPIRKYDDLVVGFVAVSQTITPSLLESLLPVGHMTLTFQGRRGFSERRRELSPSGRYRSIIVDDGVFDLYFLSDDSERELLKLQRNLIITFTIVTISTMSSLIFFLRRRFEPYSKLVQGLVDYSDKRIDLDGLLDVTSGAVSNGVEEIRHIAEALTDMIKVLKNRVDDIQSYSGQLENLANCDSLTGLWNRRKMDQVLMAETENARVNGTPLSVVMLDVDYFKEVNDTYGHEMGDAVLNYISTLMKGCLRKCDSAGRWGGEEFLVVLPGLDSQRAWEYADKMRSTMENHTFRDGMKITSSFGVTLYRPGEPINEFVARADDALYDAKRKGRDRVEAR; translated from the coding sequence GTGCTGGTAATCGTGATGATTTCCTTCGGTTTTTTGAGCCTGATGTACGGGGTCATGTTGAAGCAAGTCGTGGACGACTATCAAACGGCGAGGGCGAATGAGCGGGGTCGAATTTTCGATACGGCGACCGATAGACTTCAGGCTACTTTGGATAACCTCGTTATATTGAGCACAAACCTATCTCTCCCTAAGGATGTTTCAAAAGCCGTGACCTCGATGAACAACGAATTTCTCTCCGACTGGGGAAAGGCATTCTGCAAGACAGTTAGCTCCGTATTCTTTATCGATATAGACGGGGTCGTCATAGCCAGGGCTCCCGATGAATATCGTTTCGGAGATTCCGTGAGCTCTGAGCCGTTTTTCGACGAGGTCCTAAAAAAAGGGTCATACTCCGGAATAACGACAGTGGACGGACGAGACAGCTTTCTGTCCTGTAGTCCCATACGTAAATACGACGATTTAGTCGTGGGTTTTGTGGCGGTATCTCAAACGATAACCCCTTCCCTTCTGGAGAGCCTTTTACCGGTCGGGCATATGACTCTGACTTTTCAAGGAAGACGGGGCTTTTCTGAAAGACGGAGGGAGCTCTCTCCTTCTGGAAGATATCGATCTATAATCGTCGACGATGGTGTGTTTGACCTCTATTTTCTCTCTGACGATAGCGAAAGGGAGCTTCTAAAGCTTCAAAGGAATCTGATCATAACTTTCACGATAGTTACGATCTCTACGATGTCTTCGTTGATCTTTTTTCTTCGTAGACGATTTGAGCCTTATTCAAAGTTAGTGCAGGGATTGGTCGATTATTCGGATAAACGGATCGATCTGGACGGTCTTCTCGACGTGACCTCCGGTGCCGTTTCCAACGGAGTAGAGGAGATCAGGCACATAGCTGAAGCCTTGACCGATATGATAAAGGTTTTGAAGAACAGGGTAGACGATATCCAAAGCTACAGCGGACAGCTCGAAAATCTGGCGAATTGCGACTCTTTAACGGGGCTTTGGAACCGTAGAAAGATGGATCAGGTCTTGATGGCCGAGACGGAAAACGCCAGGGTTAACGGCACGCCTCTGTCGGTGGTTATGCTGGACGTGGATTATTTTAAGGAGGTAAACGACACTTACGGTCACGAAATGGGAGATGCCGTCCTGAACTACATCTCCACACTGATGAAAGGCTGTCTTCGAAAGTGTGATTCGGCGGGAAGATGGGGCGGAGAGGAGTTTTTGGTCGTTCTTCCCGGACTCGACTCTCAGAGGGCATGGGAATATGCCGATAAGATGAGGTCGACGATGGAGAACCATACCTTTAGAGACGGAATGAAAATAACCTCAAGCTTCGGAGTAACTCTGTATCGTCCGGGTGAGCCGATCAACGAGTTTGTGGCCAGAGCGGACGATGCCCTTTATGATGCTAAAAGAAAGGGAAGAGACAGAGTAGAGGCTCGTTGA